A region of Sandaracinaceae bacterium DNA encodes the following proteins:
- a CDS encoding cytochrome P450 → MIPALRESPASRRVRASLPGEPGLPVVGIAPSMLRDPIGTAARLNAKHGAVCWTRSLGVLCVMAIGPEANQAIFRNTDQAFANSAWNYYIGPFFHRGLMLLDFDEHRAHRSVMQAAFKRPLMERYFENMQPTIARGVTQWPVGRTVRLGPRLKQLTLDVATEVFMGERLRREAERVNRAFIDAVRGGSALVRYSVPLGRWRRGLEGRALLERFFRARIAGKRANPGEDLFSRLCEATDDEGNRYTDDDIVNHMIFLMMAAHDTSTITLTSLLYHLAKYPTWQDLIRAELLGAGAGPVALNDFNQMPNLDRAMKEALRLVTPVPALARETVKDVELLGHTIPAGTYVIVCPQATHRLDGLWKRPAVFDPGRFAPGREEHRQHPFAFVPFGGGAHKCIGMHFGEMEIKAVVHHLLTRYRLHVEPGYEMPIDWTSLPVAKDGLRVRLERLR, encoded by the coding sequence ATGATCCCAGCTCTCCGCGAGTCCCCTGCGTCGCGACGCGTGCGCGCCTCTCTCCCGGGGGAGCCTGGCCTCCCCGTCGTGGGCATCGCCCCGTCCATGCTGCGCGATCCGATCGGCACGGCCGCGCGCTTGAACGCCAAGCACGGCGCGGTCTGCTGGACGCGCAGCCTGGGCGTCCTGTGCGTCATGGCCATCGGCCCGGAGGCCAACCAGGCCATCTTCCGCAACACCGATCAGGCCTTCGCCAACTCGGCCTGGAACTACTACATCGGGCCCTTCTTCCACCGTGGCCTGATGCTGCTCGACTTCGACGAGCACCGCGCCCACCGCAGCGTCATGCAGGCAGCGTTCAAGCGACCGCTGATGGAGCGCTACTTCGAGAACATGCAGCCCACCATCGCGCGCGGCGTCACCCAGTGGCCCGTTGGGCGCACCGTGCGCCTCGGTCCGCGGCTGAAGCAGCTGACGCTGGACGTCGCCACGGAGGTGTTCATGGGCGAGCGTCTGAGGCGCGAGGCCGAGCGCGTCAACCGCGCCTTCATCGACGCCGTGCGCGGGGGCAGCGCCCTGGTGCGCTACTCGGTGCCGCTCGGGCGCTGGCGTCGCGGCCTCGAGGGGCGCGCGCTGCTGGAGCGCTTCTTCCGCGCGCGCATCGCCGGGAAGCGCGCGAACCCTGGCGAGGACCTCTTCTCGCGCCTGTGCGAGGCGACGGACGACGAGGGCAACCGCTACACGGACGACGACATCGTCAACCACATGATCTTCCTGATGATGGCCGCGCACGACACGTCCACCATCACGCTCACCTCGCTGCTCTACCACCTGGCCAAGTATCCCACGTGGCAGGACCTGATCCGCGCGGAGCTGCTTGGGGCGGGTGCCGGGCCCGTCGCGCTCAACGACTTCAACCAGATGCCCAACCTCGACCGCGCGATGAAGGAAGCGCTGCGGCTCGTCACCCCTGTCCCGGCCCTGGCGCGCGAGACCGTGAAGGACGTCGAGCTGCTGGGGCACACCATCCCCGCCGGCACGTACGTGATCGTCTGCCCCCAGGCGACGCACCGGCTCGACGGGCTGTGGAAGCGCCCGGCCGTGTTCGACCCCGGCCGCTTCGCGCCGGGGCGCGAGGAGCACCGCCAGCACCCGTTCGCGTTCGTCCCCTTCGGAGGCGGCGCGCACAAGTGCATCGGGATGCACTTCGGCGAGATGGAGATCAAGGCCGTCGTGCACCACCTGCTGACGCGCTATCGCCTGCACGTCGAGCCCGGCTACGAGATGCCCATCGACTGGACCTCGCTGCCCGTCGCGAAGGACGGGCTGCGGGTGCGGCTCGAGCGCCTGAGGTAG
- a CDS encoding TetR/AcrR family transcriptional regulator — MSADERKAERRALLLEAGLEVIGTRGWSQTTVRDVCQQAGLTERYFYEAFDDRAGLLHEVYGQVRAETVAAVLSAFGATPGGPRRKARAAIAAAFTVLADDPRKGRVLILEGQNDERLQQRRQEDMIANADLLARLAVDYLGETAFDADDAALTSLALVGAVSEVGTAFLAGRLPVSRERVIDHLTDHFLSVLPRPHS; from the coding sequence ATGAGCGCCGACGAGCGCAAGGCCGAGCGCCGCGCGCTGCTGCTCGAGGCGGGGCTCGAGGTGATCGGCACGCGCGGGTGGAGCCAGACCACGGTGCGCGACGTCTGCCAGCAGGCAGGCCTGACCGAGCGCTACTTCTACGAGGCGTTCGACGACCGTGCCGGGCTGCTGCACGAGGTCTACGGGCAGGTGCGCGCGGAGACCGTGGCGGCCGTCTTGTCGGCCTTCGGAGCCACCCCGGGTGGCCCACGCAGGAAGGCGCGGGCCGCCATCGCCGCCGCGTTCACCGTGCTGGCGGACGACCCCCGCAAGGGTCGCGTGCTCATCCTCGAAGGGCAGAACGACGAGCGCCTGCAGCAGCGCCGCCAGGAGGACATGATCGCCAACGCCGACTTGCTCGCGCGTCTCGCGGTCGACTACCTGGGCGAGACTGCCTTCGACGCGGACGACGCGGCCCTGACGTCGCTCGCGCTCGTGGGCGCGGTCAGCGAGGTGGGCACGGCCTTCCTCGCAGGGCGCCTGCCCGTGTCGCGCGAGCGGGTCATCGACCACCTGACGGACCACTTCCTCTCCGTCCTCCCGAGGCCCCACTCATGA
- a CDS encoding DUF2236 domain-containing protein, with protein sequence MHATRSRTSPRRATPPAELTARAFDPAAHFDGMPSVYAALANVCMQLSYPPVGRGVLESKVDSGNILKHPVKRGRTTLSYLAVAQLGDEATREAFRKAVDGQHRQVRSDTNSPVKYNAFDQRLQLWVAACLYKGSEDIQIALHGPMDADTAEAFYQYGACFGTTLQLRRELWPADRAAFEAYWQDMVQEICSKPMAPDLKLYLRRVLWTGRLTSGRVSQAVGAHFRRMNIGFLPPEFREHLGVTFSAEDQRYFDRHMRRVAALYERLPRQARLFPYNLLLWDVKRRIRFDVPIV encoded by the coding sequence ATGCACGCCACCCGCAGCAGAACGTCCCCCCGTCGCGCCACTCCCCCCGCGGAGCTCACCGCACGCGCGTTCGACCCCGCCGCGCACTTCGACGGCATGCCCAGCGTGTACGCCGCGCTCGCCAACGTGTGCATGCAGCTGTCCTACCCCCCGGTGGGGCGCGGCGTGCTCGAGAGCAAGGTGGACAGCGGCAACATCCTCAAGCACCCCGTCAAGCGCGGGCGCACCACGCTCAGCTACCTGGCCGTCGCGCAGCTGGGCGACGAAGCCACGCGCGAGGCCTTCCGGAAGGCCGTGGACGGGCAGCATCGGCAGGTGCGCTCGGACACGAACAGCCCCGTGAAGTACAACGCCTTCGATCAGCGGCTGCAGCTGTGGGTCGCGGCCTGCCTGTACAAGGGCTCCGAGGACATCCAGATCGCCCTGCACGGCCCGATGGACGCGGACACCGCCGAGGCGTTCTACCAGTACGGCGCGTGCTTCGGGACCACCCTGCAGCTGCGCCGCGAGCTGTGGCCCGCGGACCGCGCCGCGTTCGAAGCCTACTGGCAGGACATGGTGCAGGAGATCTGCAGCAAGCCCATGGCCCCGGACCTCAAGCTCTACCTGCGACGGGTGCTGTGGACCGGGCGGCTCACGTCCGGGCGCGTGTCCCAGGCCGTCGGTGCCCACTTCCGGCGGATGAACATCGGCTTCCTGCCGCCAGAGTTCCGCGAGCACCTGGGCGTGACCTTCAGCGCGGAAGACCAGCGGTACTTCGACCGGCACATGCGGCGCGTGGCCGCCCTCTACGAGCGCCTCCCGCGCCAGGCGCGGCTGTTCCCATACAACCTGCTGCTGTGGGACGTGAAGCGGCGCATCCGCTTCGACGTGCCCATCGTCTGA
- a CDS encoding helix-turn-helix transcriptional regulator: MPRPALHLARLTADLCEGALTARSRRELHDAWLDTLAPLGFDTAMVLDDTVEPGPLSTLASRHVDPTRFENARLTAREYLEDYPVLRTRAARSRDVLQLTREDTWLRVFAEHGMPYGERFVLAFSLHAQATPLSVITLVRATPTARAFGRKERQVAEALAPVLSLGDLAWRARREAHEPEPAAFDVLTARQREVARLVARGLTNREIAGLVGSSENTVRNHLVAVYRKLDVSTRAELAGLR; this comes from the coding sequence ATGCCTCGGCCCGCCCTCCACCTCGCGCGTCTGACCGCCGACCTGTGCGAAGGCGCGCTGACCGCCCGCTCTCGGCGCGAGCTGCACGACGCGTGGCTGGACACGCTGGCGCCCCTGGGCTTCGACACCGCAATGGTGCTGGACGACACGGTCGAGCCCGGCCCGCTGTCCACCCTCGCCTCGCGCCACGTGGACCCGACTCGGTTCGAGAACGCGCGCCTCACCGCCCGCGAGTACCTCGAGGACTACCCCGTCCTGCGAACGCGCGCGGCTCGCTCACGCGACGTGCTGCAGCTGACGCGAGAGGACACGTGGCTGCGCGTGTTCGCCGAGCACGGCATGCCCTATGGCGAGCGCTTCGTGCTCGCGTTCTCGCTGCACGCGCAGGCCACGCCGCTGTCCGTCATCACGCTGGTGCGCGCCACGCCCACGGCGCGCGCCTTCGGTCGCAAGGAGCGTCAGGTGGCCGAGGCGCTCGCCCCCGTGCTGTCCCTGGGCGATCTCGCCTGGCGCGCCCGACGCGAGGCGCACGAGCCGGAACCAGCGGCGTTCGACGTGCTCACCGCCCGCCAGCGCGAGGTCGCGCGCCTCGTCGCGCGTGGCCTCACGAACCGTGAGATCGCGGGCCTCGTGGGCAGCTCCGAGAACACGGTGCGCAACCACCTGGTGGCCGTGTACCGCAAGCTGGACGTGAGCACGCGCGCCGAGCTGGCCGGACTGCGCTGA
- a CDS encoding Dabb family protein translates to MITHVVLFKLKDRSEAAVETTREVLLAMRGRIPELLEIEVGADQLHSERSYDIALITKHDSWDALDAYQVHPVHQGVGVHMKQVVERAVAVDYES, encoded by the coding sequence ATGATCACCCACGTCGTGCTCTTCAAGCTCAAGGACCGCAGCGAGGCCGCCGTCGAGACCACCCGTGAGGTGCTGCTCGCCATGCGCGGGCGCATCCCCGAGCTGCTGGAGATCGAGGTCGGCGCAGACCAGCTCCACAGCGAGCGCTCCTACGACATCGCGCTCATCACCAAGCACGACTCTTGGGACGCCCTCGACGCCTACCAGGTGCACCCCGTGCACCAGGGGGTGGGCGTTCACATGAAGCAGGTCGTCGAGCGCGCGGTGGCGGTCGACTACGAGAGCTGA
- a CDS encoding DTW domain-containing protein: MPPTAEHDVESAARAQVESAARAQSETPRERAHRETCFRCWKPRVTCVCALIDPVHNRVGVSVLQHPREHGHALGTARFVELGLLNSEVVVAFSGERDLHKPLPLPEGTALLYPGPHARDLEQLPPAERPRHLLVLDGTWSQARGLYRANPWLLRLPHVQLSPDAPSRYRIRREPRPEFVSTLESTLLALRILEPETQGFDGLLRAFDALVDTQIEHHQRARAEGRPKRQKRVRRERAYRGVPRWLAEDAERLVGFYAEALPPTEPGPGKPGPLLQLVALRFATGETFERMILPVEGLPPESELATLGLHARDFDDAIAPSELADALRAFTRPGDTGLAWNRSTPSVLHDATGLPHRMRLLKPVLREHGPLDEHGSLRSLDALAVVARDELAVASPAHRQPARDVTTLRGRAGARLGNLMDVAEATRLAARKDHG; the protein is encoded by the coding sequence ATGCCCCCCACCGCCGAACACGACGTCGAGAGCGCCGCGCGCGCCCAGGTCGAGAGCGCCGCGCGCGCCCAGAGCGAAACACCACGTGAGCGAGCCCACCGCGAGACCTGCTTCCGCTGCTGGAAGCCAAGGGTCACGTGCGTCTGCGCGCTGATCGACCCCGTGCACAATCGCGTGGGCGTCTCGGTGCTGCAGCACCCGCGCGAGCACGGGCACGCGCTGGGCACCGCGCGCTTCGTCGAGCTGGGGCTGCTGAACTCGGAGGTGGTGGTGGCGTTCTCGGGCGAGCGCGACCTGCACAAGCCGCTCCCGCTGCCAGAGGGCACGGCCCTGCTCTACCCGGGCCCGCACGCCCGCGACCTCGAGCAGCTCCCCCCCGCCGAGCGCCCGCGGCACCTCCTGGTGCTGGACGGGACGTGGAGCCAGGCCCGCGGGCTGTACCGGGCGAACCCCTGGCTCCTGCGGCTGCCGCACGTCCAGCTCTCGCCGGACGCGCCCAGCCGCTACCGCATCCGCCGCGAGCCACGGCCGGAGTTCGTCTCGACGCTCGAGTCCACGCTGCTGGCGCTGCGCATCCTCGAGCCAGAGACGCAGGGCTTCGACGGGCTGCTACGCGCGTTCGACGCGCTGGTGGACACCCAGATCGAACACCACCAGCGGGCGCGCGCCGAGGGCCGGCCGAAGCGTCAGAAGCGCGTGCGCCGTGAGCGCGCGTACCGCGGCGTCCCCCGCTGGCTGGCCGAGGACGCCGAGCGGCTGGTGGGCTTCTACGCAGAGGCGCTCCCGCCCACCGAGCCCGGCCCCGGGAAGCCCGGGCCGCTGCTGCAGCTGGTCGCGCTCCGCTTCGCCACGGGCGAGACGTTCGAGCGGATGATCCTCCCCGTCGAAGGCCTCCCCCCCGAGTCGGAGCTCGCCACCCTGGGCCTACACGCGCGCGACTTCGACGACGCCATCGCGCCGAGCGAGCTCGCGGACGCGCTGCGGGCGTTCACGCGGCCAGGGGACACAGGCCTCGCATGGAACCGCAGCACCCCGAGCGTGCTGCACGACGCGACGGGCCTCCCGCACCGCATGCGGCTGCTGAAGCCCGTCCTCCGCGAGCATGGCCCGCTGGACGAGCACGGCTCCTTGCGCTCCCTCGACGCCCTCGCCGTGGTGGCGCGCGACGAGCTGGCGGTGGCCTCGCCGGCGCATCGACAACCGGCGCGCGACGTGACCACGCTGCGAGGGCGCGCGGGCGCACGCCTGGGCAACCTGATGGACGTCGCCGAGGCCACGCGTCTGGCCGCGCGCAAGGACCACGGATGA
- a CDS encoding ATP-binding cassette domain-containing protein has protein sequence MQPGLYLITGPNGSGKSQRARTLAERTEGAQLLSPESQQAFYEAELARDDSDFHGGADPGHTVRQLLGPDGAAHPLCSTFRLTPLLDHGYRTLSTGESRKALILRALVQRPTLLVLDEPFEGLDRAACGDLGQALAQVAASIPVVLAGALEGDGPGDGSAVPPDLVREVTALDRAPTPGHVVFRGSLAAFRAHAGGLRAVRPAPPVQDGPWHAADAALDPAIPLIALRAGRVAYGGQPVFEGLDFTLRAGEHTLLEGPNGSGKSTLLELFTGDHPQAYANDLTLFGRKRGTGESVWDIKRRVGLVSGRLHRDYRVAASVDTVLLSGLYDSIGLYDAPGPSARARARAWLRWLDLGLHGDDAFRELSFGTQRLVLIARAAIKVPPLVVLDEPTAGLDADNRAHALELVRSLCTQTASTLLFVTHRPDERDWWLREVGGPRLSLGGTALPDA, from the coding sequence ATGCAGCCCGGTCTGTACCTCATCACCGGCCCCAACGGCTCCGGCAAGTCCCAGCGAGCCCGCACACTCGCCGAGCGCACCGAGGGCGCGCAGCTGCTCTCCCCGGAGAGTCAGCAGGCGTTCTACGAGGCCGAGCTCGCGCGCGACGACAGCGACTTCCACGGCGGCGCGGACCCTGGGCACACCGTGCGTCAGCTGCTCGGCCCCGACGGCGCGGCGCACCCGCTCTGCAGCACGTTCCGCCTGACGCCGCTGCTCGACCACGGCTACCGCACGCTGTCCACCGGCGAGTCGCGCAAGGCGCTCATCCTGCGTGCCCTCGTGCAGCGGCCCACGCTGCTGGTGCTGGACGAGCCGTTCGAAGGGCTCGACCGAGCGGCCTGCGGGGACCTCGGCCAGGCCCTCGCGCAGGTCGCGGCGTCCATCCCCGTGGTGCTCGCTGGTGCGCTGGAAGGAGACGGGCCTGGCGACGGGAGCGCCGTGCCGCCCGACCTGGTGCGTGAGGTGACCGCGCTCGACCGGGCGCCCACCCCCGGTCACGTGGTGTTCCGCGGGTCGCTGGCCGCGTTTCGTGCCCACGCCGGCGGGCTGCGCGCGGTGCGCCCCGCACCGCCGGTGCAAGACGGGCCATGGCACGCGGCGGACGCGGCACTCGACCCAGCCATCCCGCTCATCGCCCTGCGCGCGGGCCGCGTCGCCTACGGCGGGCAGCCCGTGTTCGAGGGGCTCGACTTCACGCTGCGCGCCGGGGAGCACACGCTCCTCGAGGGCCCCAACGGCTCGGGCAAGTCCACCCTGCTCGAGCTGTTCACCGGGGACCATCCGCAAGCCTACGCCAACGACCTGACCCTGTTCGGGCGCAAGCGCGGCACCGGCGAGAGCGTGTGGGACATCAAGCGGCGCGTGGGCCTCGTCAGCGGGCGACTGCACCGGGACTACCGGGTCGCGGCCTCCGTGGACACGGTCCTGCTCAGCGGCCTCTACGACAGCATCGGGCTCTACGACGCCCCTGGCCCCAGCGCCCGGGCCCGCGCGCGTGCGTGGCTGCGGTGGCTGGACCTCGGGCTCCATGGCGACGACGCGTTCCGCGAGCTTTCGTTCGGGACCCAGCGTCTGGTGCTCATCGCGCGCGCGGCCATCAAGGTGCCTCCGCTCGTCGTACTGGACGAACCCACCGCCGGGCTCGACGCCGACAACCGCGCCCACGCGCTGGAGCTGGTGCGCTCGTTGTGCACCCAGACTGCGAGCACGCTGTTGTTCGTGACGCACCGACCGGACGAGCGCGACTGGTGGCTGCGTGAGGTCGGCGGCCCTCGGCTGTCGCTCGGCGGAACCGCGCTCCCCGACGCTTGA
- a CDS encoding RtcB family protein, which translates to MAISALRTGEGNAPVHLWTQLESVESAALDQLRNIARLPWVFHHVAVMPDVHFGKGATVGSVIAMKDAVCPAAVGVDIGCGMAAVRTNLGASDLPDSLALLRMRVEKAIPVGFSSHGSIPKQAEKSRLWKSFPELHTKVQDLRGKARKQMGTLGGGNHFIELCLDGEQRVWLMLHSGSRNIGKTLAEIHMGIARKLAHNRALPDPDLAAFLAGTPEMAAYRRDLFWAQTYALENRRVMLELYRDVLRGLFKQVRFEEPIECHHNYVSEEHHFDEDVLVTRKGAISARQGQLGIIPGSMGTRSYIVRGLGNPESFESASHGAGRRMSRGQAKRQFTLADLAAQTEGVECRKDHAVLDEIPEAYKDIDEVMAQQSDLVEVVHTLRQVMCVKG; encoded by the coding sequence ATGGCCATCTCAGCGCTACGAACCGGCGAGGGCAACGCCCCCGTACACCTCTGGACTCAGCTCGAGTCCGTGGAGTCCGCGGCGCTCGACCAGCTGCGCAACATCGCGCGCCTGCCGTGGGTCTTCCACCACGTCGCGGTCATGCCCGACGTGCATTTCGGCAAGGGCGCGACCGTGGGCTCGGTCATCGCCATGAAGGACGCCGTGTGCCCCGCCGCCGTGGGCGTGGACATCGGCTGCGGCATGGCGGCCGTGCGCACCAACCTCGGCGCGTCGGACCTGCCCGACTCGCTCGCGCTCCTGCGCATGCGCGTGGAGAAGGCCATCCCGGTGGGCTTCTCGTCGCACGGCAGCATCCCGAAGCAGGCCGAGAAGTCGCGCCTGTGGAAGAGCTTCCCCGAGCTGCACACCAAGGTGCAGGACCTGCGCGGCAAGGCCCGCAAGCAGATGGGCACTCTCGGCGGCGGCAACCACTTCATCGAGCTGTGCCTCGACGGCGAGCAGCGCGTGTGGCTCATGCTGCACTCGGGCTCCCGCAACATCGGCAAGACGCTGGCCGAGATCCACATGGGCATCGCGCGCAAGCTCGCGCACAACCGCGCCCTGCCCGACCCCGACCTGGCCGCGTTCTTGGCAGGCACCCCCGAGATGGCGGCCTATCGGCGCGACCTCTTCTGGGCGCAGACCTACGCGCTCGAGAACCGGCGCGTGATGCTCGAGCTCTACCGCGACGTGCTGCGCGGCCTGTTCAAGCAGGTGCGCTTCGAGGAGCCCATCGAGTGCCACCACAACTACGTCTCGGAGGAGCACCACTTCGACGAGGACGTGCTGGTGACCCGCAAGGGGGCCATCAGCGCGCGGCAGGGGCAGCTGGGCATCATCCCGGGCAGCATGGGGACGCGCTCGTACATCGTGCGCGGCCTCGGGAATCCGGAGAGCTTCGAGTCCGCCTCCCACGGCGCGGGCCGCCGCATGAGCCGCGGCCAGGCCAAGCGGCAGTTCACGCTGGCGGACCTGGCGGCGCAGACCGAGGGTGTGGAGTGTCGCAAGGACCACGCCGTGCTGGACGAGATCCCGGAAGCCTACAAGGACATCGACGAGGTCATGGCCCAGCAGTCGGACCTGGTGGAGGTGGTCCACACGCTGCGCCAGGTGATGTGTGTGAAGGGGTGA
- a CDS encoding OmpA family protein, whose protein sequence is MLRKYILILSVLSLTAFAGCKKGETETTTPEPEPTPEPAPEPEPEADEENGVRFEGARLVIPRHIQFATGSDEILPESGPLLDSITALLRRARSVDTLHVTGHTDQRGSEEDNQSLSERRAAAVVAALRERGLTLEIDSAGRGESEPLCTDNTPECDERNRRVEFVVERRAE, encoded by the coding sequence ATGCTTCGCAAGTACATTCTGATCCTTTCCGTCCTGTCGCTGACCGCGTTCGCCGGCTGCAAGAAGGGCGAGACCGAGACCACCACGCCCGAGCCCGAGCCCACGCCGGAGCCGGCCCCCGAGCCCGAGCCCGAGGCGGACGAGGAGAACGGCGTCCGCTTCGAGGGTGCGCGCTTGGTGATCCCCCGCCACATCCAGTTCGCGACGGGCAGCGACGAGATCCTCCCGGAGTCGGGGCCGCTGCTGGACAGCATCACCGCCCTGCTCCGCCGCGCGCGCAGCGTGGACACGCTGCACGTGACGGGTCACACCGACCAGCGCGGCAGCGAAGAGGACAACCAGAGCCTCTCCGAGCGTCGTGCGGCCGCCGTCGTCGCCGCCCTGCGCGAGCGTGGCCTGACGCTCGAGATCGACTCCGCCGGCCGCGGCGAGTCCGAGCCCCTCTGCACGGACAACACGCCGGAGTGCGACGAGCGCAACCGACGCGTGGAGTTCGTGGTGGAGCGCCGCGCCGAGTGA
- a CDS encoding DUF1295 domain-containing protein translates to MHFTSNPTFDLALTVAFAIVALTVVAAPFIASPYGRFATDRYGMALDPRLGWFLMELPATLAFFTVYLRSPERAEPFAMFCAFVWGVHYLNRGFLMPAFMRVPKGQKSTFGLMVVVIGWVVTSLHGYLNATWVTSLFPQRGVAWFSDPRFIVGVTLYYGGLLVNLHSDHILRTLRTKDEVARGERHYRIPQGGLFRYVTNPSYFSELVFWIGFAMFTWSPAGIYIFAISAANLVPRARDTHAWYREKFPDYPPERKALIPFVW, encoded by the coding sequence GTGCATTTCACTTCGAACCCTACCTTTGATCTGGCGCTGACCGTGGCCTTCGCCATCGTGGCCCTCACCGTGGTCGCGGCGCCCTTCATCGCGTCGCCCTACGGGCGCTTCGCCACGGACCGCTATGGCATGGCGCTGGACCCGCGTCTGGGCTGGTTCCTGATGGAGCTGCCCGCGACGCTGGCGTTCTTCACGGTCTACCTGCGCAGTCCCGAGCGGGCCGAGCCCTTCGCCATGTTCTGTGCGTTCGTGTGGGGCGTGCACTACCTGAACCGCGGCTTCCTGATGCCGGCCTTCATGCGCGTGCCCAAGGGCCAGAAGAGCACCTTCGGGCTCATGGTGGTGGTCATTGGGTGGGTGGTGACGTCGCTGCACGGCTACCTCAACGCCACGTGGGTCACCTCGCTCTTCCCGCAGCGAGGGGTCGCGTGGTTCTCGGACCCGCGCTTCATCGTAGGCGTGACGCTGTACTACGGCGGGTTGCTGGTGAACCTGCACTCGGACCACATCCTGCGCACGCTGCGCACCAAGGACGAGGTCGCACGGGGCGAGCGCCACTACCGCATCCCGCAGGGTGGCCTGTTCCGGTACGTCACGAACCCCAGCTACTTCAGCGAGCTGGTGTTCTGGATCGGCTTCGCGATGTTCACGTGGTCCCCGGCCGGCATCTACATCTTCGCCATCAGCGCGGCCAACCTGGTGCCCCGCGCCCGCGACACGCACGCCTGGTACCGCGAGAAGTTCCCGGACTACCCGCCCGAGCGCAAGGCGCTGATCCCCTTCGTGTGGTGA